The Chrysemys picta bellii isolate R12L10 chromosome 5, ASM1138683v2, whole genome shotgun sequence DNA segment GATTCCTGATTTCTGCAAGGCAGATGTGGCTTCTGGACTTGGAGGGGGAAAGGGCATGTGGTCCCTGGGATGCTTCTGATCTTAAGAATATATGTAAATGTTTAAGAACCACAGATCGAAATGTGTACTTTGTAGAGAAGTCTTGTATCAAACataagtaggcttggcagaatttgatttttattttttgtataattTTGAAAGATAATGTCAATGTctattttaaagcaattttttagatttttatcaatTTCTGCATTTACAGTTGCACAATTTATGGGTTTTAagacttttttctatttttatcgattaaaatgttcacaattgtgggaaattatgggggatggACAATTATTTCATGACCTTAGATGTTGAAATTCAAAGCTTTAAAGTTAGAGCtttataaaccattaaaacacaaattgtcaacatcacatgtcaaaatatacaaagtaaatagccttaaatcaagcAGTCATAcctgtttttactattcatttgcTAGTCCATTTGCAATAAGCCTAATTCACAAGAATAAATAAGAGGATGTTGACTAATAAGTTcttaaacagcatttttcttactttgcctatttgtaaatttcaattattgatggaaatatatttttgtcggtttgtgtgtgtgcggtgAAATCagtgtttactgacatttactgataaaaatcgaatccttctaAGACTAAAGACTTGTCTTTACTTTCAAGGCCCCTCACAACCTATCAACTACTGCCTCCGATAGGCCATGAAATCAGACTCCATctcccacttgttaaattttcaaacaagcactttcgtgctttctctcatgctgcccctcatgcttgggagaaactccccataaacatctgcataaCTAatacattatcctccttcaaatccctccttcaaACTCTTTCtggctgtgatgcctacaaaaaaattgacaatggTGAGGCTGCTGGTGCTCTGAGACcattgcctgtcatgctgaccaatattgtctcattggttCCTTGTACTCCTCTGtatgtctgtatccatctgtcgtCTCCTGTCTGATACCTAGACTGCACACAGGATTAGGCCCAGGATTGTCAGTGTAATGTCTGGAATCACCTTCTTCTATCGTAATCTGTTTCATCAGGTTCAGCTAAAAGGAAAGTCtagcaggccagatcctcaagcaGTGTAAATCTGCGCCTCTCCGGGGCCTTTGGATGCACGCttgtttacagcagctgaagatctagctCAGTGTACAGAGCATACTTTCACTGAAAATTCATTTGCGGTGGAAAAAATAAACCCTGAAGTTGCCTgtgtcagtcctggggccagatgCTGTTGAGAAGCAGTCCTTTATCATATCAGCCCTGGTCCAcactgagggggaaggggagggattgatctaagttatgcaacttcagcttcgtggagtacaggagttgagaggagagcgcttgggggtcgatttatcgcatctacactagacgcgataaatcgacccccgctggattgattgctgcccgccgatccggcgggtagtttagacataccctgagtcgtACCACTGACTTCTGAAGAGCTGTTATTGAAATCAGTGAACTGCTCACCAGAGCAAGGGCTACTCCTGTGAATAAaggttttcaggattgggcctttaatTCTCTTTTCCCATGAATATGTGTGATATTCATTTTATTGACTATGGTAAAGTGTAAGGTTTAAATGCCTAACATTACAAAAAGAAAACTGGTACTTCCTCTTTAACAGCTCCTAGCTCTAACATTCTCCAAGATGTTCTTTCTGGCCTGAAACTTTCCAATCTTTGGTCAACCCTCAGGTGAATTTCTGGAGAAGTTTGAGTGCAATCCATTCAGCTGTTTTTGAATGGAGCCGGGAAAAATATACATACTTGTTCCCATTTTCCCAAGATTTCATTTTGTGCACAAATGACATATCAACAGATGAACTTGACGCACTAAGGCATAATTGCTTTGctaagttttttgggggggaaagttttaaaataatggtaatgtaagtaattaaaatataatttttctgGCATGCACAGAAAATCTGTTTCCTGAGGCACTTGGAATCTCACAGTTTTGGTTCTACACTCCATAGTTCTGCTGTTAGGTTTTTCCCATACTAACATAGCATaggaatttcaatgggagttttgggtaGGCAAACAggcaatatttttatttgttattacagtagcacctaggagccccagtcatggacccaggccccattgtactgggtgctgtacaaacacagaacaaaaagatatgtCGTGGCATGATGACCTCTTGGCCAACACACCGGGGTTTGAACTGGGGTATCAACCCTTTCTAGCTGGGGGCTGTAATAGAGCTAAGTGACTTTTTTTTCAAccacaaaatgcatttttcaggtcACCAAAACTATTTGCGAATTAGGGTCAAAGTTAGTGGGTAGTTTGGCCGAAAATAATtggaattttattttcaaaaatgttgaagtgTATCGGTTCagctgtttcaaaatgaaaaatatggagttttgatttcaaaatggtattttattttgaaatttaacTTTTAGAAAAAGAAAGGGTAAAAGGCACCCCAAAACAATCCAAAACTgagccaaaaaaaacccttgttttgggttgaacaaaacgtttcatttgacctgaaacaaattttttttcGTTTGGCAAGGAAAAATAgcaaaaattcagttttggttcTAACTGAACCATTTCTCCCCCCCAGTTCAAcccacaaactgaaaaaaaatctgttatacACTCAGCTCTTGACCATAACAACCTCCTTCCTCTGTAGATCAGCAGAGGGGGCCTGTAACACACACTCTGCAGTGGATTAGAATGGCACTTTGCAAGGCAATACATAGCTCATACTGGAGATAGAGTGAGATAATAGAGGCATATATATTTTTTAGGTTTCTGTGTTAAGCTGCTATGATGTGGTCACAATGCTGTGATCGCTGTGTTATATTTAAAGATCAGAAGGCATTTTCATTCTAAAACCCTTTCACAAAACATTACTCTTTGGACAGCAATTTCTAATGCTTGATCTCAGCCTAGGagttcatttttaaaaccttttaacaATCTGGTAACCATTCTGTCTTAGAGagatattaaaaacattttatttaaatatttaatatttttctgatgtaaatttttCTCCGATGAATTTATACATGTAGGTAACTCAAAAATAGCTTGTTCTGAAATTTAAAATCTGACATATGTGGGTCCTGAAGGGGGAATGTGAGCTTAGCTTCGTCTGCAGGCATTGGATTTGCCAAAGAAAAGGCTCTGGAGGTTTGAAAATACCACCCTGAGCATTCATTAAGTCTGTCTAAATGCTAATCCCAACCCTGACACTTCGGGCTTGTCTATTGTATGGATTTGTGCACCATTGTAGTTCCACCAGTGCAAATCCCTAGTGTGCACTCACTGGGACAGTGTAAAATGAGGCTCACACAAGTGTGACTTGCCCCTGTTTAAAAAATCTTCTGTAGATCTTCGGGAAGTCATTTAGAACTATTTAAACCTGCCTGCCTCAGTTGATCCAGAAAAGGATTTAAGTACAGCTcagctttaagcatgtgtgtaatccCACTGTCTTCAATAGGATCATGCATGTGCTAAAATATTTTTGGGGTCCGGTCCAGagggctcagcaccttgcagcccTTAGATAACACGGGCCAATGTGACAGCACGCCTGCTGGAAAAACAAACTATACTTCCCCCTATTATCCGTGACGGAGACATGTAACATTTGGTAGGTACATTGCGTGATCCACTAATGAAAGGGCCTACTGTAATTCATATCCACAAAGTCTGCAGCCTGCAAACTCTTTGAGGCATGAACTGTCTTCCTGTGCAGCACCTACCCTATATTGGGTGCTACTGTATTTaaattgtaaataataataacaaagggGAAAAGGTTAAAGCAAGAACCTTAAGGCTGATTTTCCGGACTTAATGACACACACAAACCCTCAGAAGTAATATTGTGTGCATGTGAGGGGGCTGATGCGTGGGACTTTATGGCTTGTGGTATCAATTTACTTAATAACACGCTGTGCAAGAAGCCACTGAACTAAAGAGAAAATGCCCCCAAATGGAAGTTTACCAACCTTTTACATTTGCACATTCGTCTTCtggtttctttaaaaagaaaagaagatgaAGTTGAAAGAATTAGCAAGCGAGTCATTGTTTAGGAAAAAAGACGCTGCagcaacacattactggcatttctctcccccccccctcccaaattaTCCTCTGCATGCTAGAGCGGTGTTTATATTTGCTGAGGTTTGGGTCAGCCACTGTCTCTTTTAGTTTTCTTTTGGGCAACCCTTAAGCAAGGCAAGTAGTCTTTATCCAACAcacagtcctattgaagtcaatgaaattgcTCCCATGAATAAGAGCCGCTTGTGTGATTAATGGCTGCAGGATTGAGCCTTCGGTTTGTATTCAGGACTAAAACTCAAAACTGGAGCATTGACTGTACGTTAGTGTTTGCTATCGATACCAATCTGGAAAGCCAGTGAACATTTGTTTGCAACGCTTATTTCTACAATAGGCAAGCGGCATGGATTGCCAGAAGAGCACAACCAAATTTACACGAGGTAACTCAGATCTGACCCTGAAAAAGAAGGAGGTTTTTTTGAGTAAAGATCCCCCTGTGCACTGGTCACGAAATCCATTTCTGTTGCCAACGTACTCTGGGATAATAAgacatattgggccagatcctcacctggtgtaaattaccattgctccactgacttcaatgaagctctGCAGATTTACACCAACGGTGGATCTGGCCCATTTAGCCAAAGTCATCcttggcataactccactgacattGCACCAGGGCTGTATTTGACCCAATATATGGGAGAACCATTTATTTTAGCACAAAGAAGCAGGCCACATCTTTGGTCAAAATTATTTTCATGGCCAGGCTGCTCTCTGCTGGGGGAATCTCCTTGCCACTCacctaggctgaccagacagcaagtgtgaaaaattgggacaggggatgggggtaataggatcctatataagaaaaacaccccaaaatcgggactgtccctataaaatcgggacatctggtcaccctacactcacCCGTTATAGAAatacacaatccaatggctggaagctgaagctaaacaaattcagtctggaaataggGCGTATTTTAACGGTGCAAGTAATTGACGatcggaacaatttaccaagggtcatggtggagtcaccatcactgacaatttttaaatttaaatgctgCTCTCTGGCCTGGGAGCTAAGGAGTATCTGGCTCAGCCGGATGGAGGGGAGTCACTTACTTTGACACACTGTGATGGTGGCCAGCAGGGCAATGAGGAGGAGCAGGCAGGCGCTGGTTAAGGGGACCCAGATGTAAAAGTCACAGGATAAACCCAGCCCCTTCTTTGGGGCTTTCGCTGCAGAAACAAAATAGcgtaaaaaataaaactaaaccaGGAGCTTCAGCGATCCTCCGCTTCCGGCTCCGCTCCAAGAGGAGGGATCAGGCGGTGGGTGGGGGTGCGGGATGCActtgctgcaggggagggacaggTGCAGGGTGCACCACGTGCTGTGGAGACAGAGATGACCCATGTTGGCCAATAGTGGGGGGAGCCGTTTCTGCTACTCGGCAGCGATCCCAGCGGGGAGGACGGGGCTGGTGCTCGTGCGTGAGCCATTGAATTTATCGGCGGGGCTGGTTTAACGAGCCGCCGGGTTTCCCTCCGCAGGGAAAACATGTGGCCGGCAAACCTGGGCTTGGGATCTCCCTGTCCGCCCTGTGCTTCCCACAGAGCCCAGCACTGGCaaaggggcaggagcggggctgtCCCCCCGGCATGCCTGGCTGTGTGTGCTAAGAAGTGAGCACAGCTTGGCGCTCTGGGGATTGTTCTGCAATGGGCTGTTCAGCCCGGGAAAGCCAGCGCGAGCCTGGGAGCGAATGCTGCGTGCAGAGTGAGCAGCCAGGGCCTGTGAAATCACAGCCAGCCCCGCCGCTGGGGGCTCTGGCTCCCCCAAAGCTGTGGGGACGAGCCGAAGTTTGGGGAGTGTTTGCAGTCCCCGGGTTCcttggtgctgggctggggggtggtcGCCTTCGTAGAGGGGGCTGCGGCGGGGGGTGCTGGAAACAAGAATGGAAACAACAGGTAGTGAAGTCAATCTCTGTCCCTTCATCTCCTCTCACTgccttcctctgtccctccctccaggaCTCACTCCCCCAGTAGAGCCAATAGAGGCTTTGCCCCCAGGTACCCATAGCTCACGTGGACAGCAACTCCTTCCCCAGCCAAGAGTACTCTGTAGGGACCTCCTGGGGCAATCCCAGTCCTGGAACAGACTCCAAACtcctttatctatctatctatctaatctggTTTTATCCTGCTGCCCATTGTGACgctgcagtctatatgattttataaaaatatgctaatgagtgactatagtgtaactggaatatgctttatgcaaatgATATATAAGTGGTTGGGACAGGGAAAGAGGGagcagccatcatgaggaatcccctagctactacgtgtgctggaacaagagctgtaccaggggaaaggattgtgcccaggctaggaaggtgtccagtctgagaaaagaaacgtattgaaacatctctaagggtgagatttgtATCTGTACTCAATTGTATTCAGTTATATTAGGCATAggtttgcgtgttttattttatttcacttcgtaattcactttgttctttctgttaGTACTTGAAACCACGTAAATCctgctttttgtatttaatataatcactttttacttatcaattaactcagagtatttgttaatacctgggagagcaaacagctgtgcatatctctctatcagggttatagagggcgaacaatttataagctttatacagggtaaaacggatttatttgggtttagaccacattgggagttgggtatctcagtgttaaagacaggaacatttctgtaagctgttttcagttaagtctgcagcttttgggcacTTGGTTCGGACCCTGAGTCTGTATTGGAAcagacgggtgtgtctggctcagcaagacagggtgctggattcccaggctggcagagggaaagcaggggcagaagtagtcttggcacatcaggtggcagttcccaagggggtttctgtgatccaacccatcaccccatcatcatagtatctgggTGCCTTCCAGTCCACATAAAATCAGTAGCAATAGCAAAGCCCCTAGTGGATGTTACGGAGTCTCTGGCACTTATCCCATTTTGGggtcaaaactctgcttgggTAAGGTTTGAGGTttgattgtttaaaatattttcttaatgttTAGGGGTTTGTTGGGAAgaagggggtgtcagtgatgGGGTTTGTTGGGTAGCAGGGGGTGTCAGTGGTGGGGTTTGTTGAGTAGCTCAGGGTGTCAGTGATGGGTTTGTTGGGCAGAAGTTGGCATGATGGGGTTTGTTGGGTAGAAGGGGGTATCAGTGATCGGGttcagggccgacgagagggggggaaagccggtacaaattactggggcccggcggtccggaatggggcccggggcccagcttcccccccctctcgtcagccctgtttagccagtctgcccttgctggggggcccccaaaattttttcaccggggcccgaacccgctctcggcggccctgattGGGTTTCTTGAGTAGAAGGGGGTGTCAATGATGGGGTTTGTTGGGTAGAAGGGGCTGTGAGTGATGGGGTGtgatgcatggctagaaagggttaaacatcctgcaaaataaataacccacagaagacatgtggggagataatgtttgtgtttttgtgtatttacatatgtatgagtaaggaggacaatgtaatcaacagtccctgtctatgctgtattctgataactcagaggtcaaaagaacatcctatcatgtaaatgaattgtaaacatgggctatctcagtattcatctctctttgaaatgtactgtgaatggtggaggaacaagcaagtGGGATTACGTTAATTCGCATAGCTAAATACAGGTGATGGACCttcttcaaagtcatcctaattaccttttgttccctgaggaattccaacttgtcaaaagacatgaaattgtataaaagatccttgagTCCCAAATCTGTcctctcagatctgcttagacttcatcaggggaagtttgagtcgcaagactgaggtcccagttatgctggtgcaTCCTGAATACTGTAtaagatttggacattggactatgacctataaactgaattctaaaggaactctttgcaaccacaaagctccccatctctgctatgaatctgcacctaaattaattgaactcatgtctgtctgtatattgatcttttaaccatacttgatctcttttgttttttaatacattttagtttagttaataagaattggctgcagcatatatttgggtaagatctgaaacattcatcaacctgggaggtaatgtgtctgatcctttgggattggtagacccttttcttttatatgatgaaataagattttcagaaatcatcatatttgacatgggtacctggatggaggcctgaggctggatcagtttaagggaactgtgttgtttggacttctgagtaatccataaggtaataaagaagctgttttatgctgtcttggtaaatctaagtattggaatatccaccagctttatgggaaTTGTCTGcctcattctttgcagttcaccctaattgagtgaccacagctggctccccactgggACCCGGGTCACATGGGGTTTGTTAGGTACAAGGGGGTGTCAGCGATGGGGTTTGTTGGGTAGAAGAGGATGCCAGTGTTTTGAGCATCATTCCTACGGCATTATCCATGCTGAAGCATGACTGGGAACGGGGAGGGAAAAGTTAGGAGGCATCTATCCCATTGTCTCCAGTCTCCTGAAAGAGGGGGATCACTAGGACCCTATGGGGAAACCTACACCCTGCTCAGGACACCCAACTGCTGGAAGTTATGGGCAGTGAATGGAGGTGAAGGGGAGTGACGGAGAAGGAGGGTGAGGGACATGCCAGGAGTCCACGTGGCTGAGACATTCAGGGAAAGTGAAACATTGAGAGGGGCGTCCTGGGCAGAAGGCTCTGTACAGGGACCCCTGACACCTGCCCACCTGGGCACACAGGACGAAAGGGCCAGGTCTGAGGGGTGATGAGGATGATAAGGATGAtgctgggctgggagggagggggaatgctggggctcaggcccaggcagagggggctgaaATGGGGTGAGGTTGGTGCTGACCTGGCAGGTGGAGTGGGATCCCGGAGCTGAAGTGCAGCCTCTGGCTGTGTTTGACGATGCAGTAATAATTGCCCTGGTCCTGCTCCTGGAAGGACTTCACGGTCAGTGTGTAGTTTTTGGATTCTCTTTTTGCGTCAAAGCGTGCGGGTGGTTTTCCGTTCTCCGTTGATGCCACCCGGCCGAGGGAGGAAATGAACAAGATGAACTGGGGGGCAGAGTCCCTGTGCTGGCGCATCCAGGAGACACCGCTGTCGGACAGCCCAGGGCCTGAGATCACACACTCCAACTCCACCGGGGCTTTCAGGGTTAGGGGGCTGCCGCCGCTGCGGAGCTTCACACTCATTTTGCTTCTCTGGCCCTCGGACCTGCAGCagcctgagtagggtgaccagatagcaagtgtgaaaaatcgggacgggggtggggggtaataggagcccatataaaaataagccccaaatatcgggactgtccctataaaatagggacatctggtcaccctaagcctgaGGGAGAGAAATCCACCCAGCACAGTTATCAGCACAGTCACACCCATCCACAAAGAGCGTCCTCAGCACCATCGCAAGCTGTATTCCCCTTACTGGGGTCTCAGACCTCACTCAAAGCTCCATCCTCGCTGATTAGTGCAATGCAAACACCCAGAGCAGTGAACCAAGAACATGCACAGGGCTAAGGGATCAACACACTCTCAGGCAGACTCGGATAATCTGTTTCAGCGACTGCCAGGATTCAGCTCTACAGTGTGCTCGGCGATCGCCCTAGTCCTTACACCGGCTGCCCTAGTTCAATAGATCATCTGATGCAGAGAAGCCACCTGGGTGAAAGCTCAGGTTACACTGACAGATaccaagttttttaaaataatgcattAGTTTTGATTTCTGGAACCCCAAAAAATCCTTGGGCCGGACTCTGCTCTCAGTCATGCTGGAGTAAATCTGGAGGATCTCCACTGGCTGCACCAGCATGACTGAGCTCAGGctctgggccatttgctctattCACTCGCAGAAACAAAGTAAAACACAAAACTGAAAATTAATCTGGTGGGTTTGTTTGCCTTTTAACCTTTGTTTTGACTCCTCCATCCAGATGACTCTGGAGAGACCACCCTAAACTCCCATTATTAATTACCCTGCTTAAAGAGGTTACACTAAACAGCGATTCTGTACTCACACAAGTTCAGACTGAGAAAAAACAGCAAAGAAACGAATCTGGCCATTATCTCCTTGTGCTGACTGTTCTCAAGAAAGGCGCAGCAGAGCAAAGATGAATTCGCTGGTCTGGCTTGATAGGACATAGTGCTTTTGGGGAGGATGTGATGTCAGCAAACATCATGGGCTAGTTTCTCAGCCtccaaaattaaatgaaaaaaaaaaaaaacacatttactAAAGCAGAAACTGTTTAGTAAGCACATGGTAAAAATATAAAGTTTGGTTaagaaagaaacatttaaaatgttaaatataagTGTAGATTgagaaaagaacatttaaaaacattaaataaaagagaaaaataggtTTAAAAAGAACACACATGGCAAGAAAAAGGAATTTACTAAAGCAGAGACTGTTTAATAAGCACATGGTAAAAAGTATAAAGATAGGTTAATAGAAAAGCATTTAAACCATTAAATATaagggtaggttaagaaaaaagcatttaaaaagagTTTAGATAGATTCAATATCTAAACATAGGTTAAAAGAAAGAACAgggcaagaaaagggaaaagaaagcccCTTTGCAAAGGGCAAAGATTGACAGCACATGgttgagtcagagagagagagatcttaccATTCCAAGTGTTTCTGTGGAAAGAGGCAACTTCACAGGTTCACAGCCCCTCAGGCTTGTTATCACCGCCTTTGGATCAGCCCAATCAGATGTTGTTCTACAACAGTGTTATAGAATTCTTTTTTCTGAACCAACCCTTTCATCCCAAGATTTTTAAACAAGCgccatctccctcccctcccctcactacCCCCCCCCTTAACTGCCTTATTCTTATCTAAAAAAACAGACCCCAAGTATTTTTCCCACCATGTAGCCCTTTTACATAGGGGCTTTAATAAAAGTTAAAACCATAAGCCCTTAGcaacaaacaatttttaaaagttttccccTATGTTTTAGACTAGCACCGGTTATTTTttagtgaggacaatttgaagctgCAGCAAAGTCCCTGTTAGCAAAAACAGCGTCTGTGAGTCAATGGATCAGAGATAAGAAGGCTGCTTCATCCCCAAACTTTTTAACAAATGCAAGTAAAAGTTACattaagttttgtaaaggaataaagtataaaataataatataataaatgaaataaaattaattactTGAAAAGACAAGCCTATATGAAGACACATCCCTTTATTCACAGGTGTGTTTCAATAAAATAGAGCATGCAGAAACACCCCAGGTTTAAAACCACAGAcagtttatattatatttatttatatatataatgtctCTTCATGAGAGGCTTGACTGCCGGTGTTGGCCAGGGCCTTTTAGGTGCAGCCATCTTTAATCATCAGACCTCTTTAAGTAGAAGCTCCTCcttaggggaaaaaattcatagacaggagttgtagaccaagccggatgagcaagcatctcagagaggtgattaagaaaaagcagaaagcctagaAGGAGTgaaagatgggagggatcagcaaggaaagctaccttattgaggttagaacatgtagggataaaatgagacaggccaaaagccatgtagagttggaccttgcaaagggaattaaagccaatagtaaaaggttctatagccatataaataagaagaaaacaaagaaagaagaagtgggactgttAAACACTGAGGAtagagtggaggttaaggataatctaggcatggcccaatatctaaacaaatactttgcctcagtctttaatgaggctaatgaggagcttagggataatggtaggatgacaaatgggaaagaggatatggaggtagatattaccacatccgaggtagaagccaaactcaaacagcttaatgggactaaatcggggggcccagat contains these protein-coding regions:
- the CD8A gene encoding T-cell surface glycoprotein CD8 alpha chain isoform X2 — encoded protein: MSYQARPANSSLLCCAFLENSQHKEIMARFVSLLFFLSLNLCCCRSEGQRSKMSVKLRSGGSPLTLKAPVELECVISGPGLSDSGVSWMRQHRDSAPQFILFISSLGRVASTENGKPPARFDAKRESKNYTLTVKSFQEQDQGNYYCIVKHSQRLHFSSGIPLHLPAKAPKKGLGLSCDFYIWVPLTSACLLLLIALLATITVCQKTRRRMCKCKRPMNGSNGKPSMSNRYV